One part of the Sphingopyxis sp. TUF1 genome encodes these proteins:
- a CDS encoding glutamate--cysteine ligase: MSTRTASNSHDPVIEHRDQLAAPMAQGEKPKDRWRIGTEHEKFVYRVSDHRAPSYDEPGGIHDLLMALTRFGWEPVIEGDKVIALAGRDGTVSLEPAGQLELSGAPLENLHQTCAETGRHLKQVKEVGAELGLGFLGLGMWPDKTRAELPIMPKGRYKIMLDHMPRVGSMGLDMMLRTCTIQTNLDYASEAEMVQKFRVSLALQPLATALFASSPFTEGRPNGYMSYRSHIWTDTDPARTGMLPFVFEDGFGYERYVDYMLDVPMYFVFRDGKYIDAAGQSFRDFLKGELPALPGELPRLSDWTDHLSTAFPEVRLKSFLEMRGADGGPWNRICALPALWVGLLYDQGALDAAWDLVKGWSIEEQQALRDAVPSEGLDAPAPGGGTVGQLAHRVLDIAAAGLAARGEVNSMGDNEVGFLEPLRRIAKSGKSPAHDLLDRYEDAWGHDLSKIYDELSF, encoded by the coding sequence ATGAGCACGCGCACCGCTTCGAACAGCCACGATCCCGTCATCGAACACCGCGACCAGCTTGCGGCCCCCATGGCCCAGGGCGAAAAGCCCAAAGACCGCTGGCGCATCGGCACCGAGCATGAAAAATTCGTCTACCGGGTGAGCGATCACCGCGCGCCCTCCTATGACGAGCCTGGCGGCATCCACGACCTCCTGATGGCGCTCACCCGCTTCGGCTGGGAGCCGGTGATCGAGGGCGACAAGGTTATTGCGCTGGCGGGCAGGGACGGCACCGTCAGCCTCGAACCCGCGGGGCAGCTCGAACTCTCCGGCGCGCCGCTCGAAAATCTGCACCAGACCTGCGCCGAAACCGGGCGGCATCTGAAGCAGGTGAAGGAAGTCGGCGCCGAACTCGGCCTCGGCTTCCTCGGCCTCGGCATGTGGCCCGACAAGACGCGCGCCGAGCTGCCGATCATGCCCAAGGGGCGCTACAAGATAATGCTCGACCATATGCCGCGCGTCGGCAGCATGGGCCTCGACATGATGCTCAGAACCTGCACGATCCAGACCAACCTCGACTATGCGAGCGAGGCCGAAATGGTGCAGAAGTTCCGCGTGTCGCTCGCGCTCCAGCCGCTCGCGACTGCGCTCTTCGCCTCGTCGCCCTTCACCGAAGGGCGGCCCAACGGCTATATGTCGTACCGCAGCCATATCTGGACCGATACCGACCCCGCGCGCACCGGTATGCTGCCCTTCGTGTTCGAAGATGGCTTCGGCTACGAACGCTATGTCGACTATATGCTGGACGTGCCGATGTATTTCGTCTTCCGCGACGGCAAATATATCGACGCCGCGGGGCAAAGCTTCCGCGATTTCCTGAAGGGCGAGCTGCCCGCGCTCCCCGGCGAGCTGCCGCGCCTCTCCGACTGGACCGACCATCTCTCGACCGCCTTTCCCGAAGTGCGCCTCAAAAGCTTTCTCGAAATGCGCGGCGCCGACGGCGGCCCGTGGAACCGCATCTGCGCGCTCCCCGCGCTGTGGGTCGGGCTGCTCTACGATCAGGGCGCGCTCGACGCCGCCTGGGATCTCGTCAAGGGCTGGAGCATCGAGGAGCAGCAGGCGCTGCGCGACGCGGTGCCGAGCGAAGGCCTCGACGCCCCGGCTCCCGGCGGCGGCACGGTGGGACAATTGGCGCACCGCGTGCTCGACATCGCCGCCGCGGGCCTCGCCGCGCGCGGCGAGGTCAATTCGATGGGCGACAATGAAGTCGGCTTCCTCGAACCGCTCCGCCGCATCGCCAAAAGCGGCAAGTCCCCCGCGCACGACCTGCTCGACCGCTACGAGGATGCATGGGGCCACGACCTCTCGAAAATTTACGACGAACTGAGCTTCTGA
- a CDS encoding TonB-dependent receptor, with product MRHLPSALAMSVALAAAAATPAAAQDASVIPAAEADSGLGDIVVTAQRREESLQDVPVSVSVLSGDTLGAITSTGSDIRALAGRVPSLNIESSYGRSFPRFYIRGLGNTDFDLNASQPVSLVYDEVVLENPILKGFPIFDLDRVEVLRGPQGTLFGRNTPAGIVKFDTVKPGKTGGYARASYGRYGTSQVEVAAGAADDSGFSVRLSGLYQHRDNWVDNIATTKSKDLGGYDDIAARLQLQYESGPFTGRVTGQVRVYDGSAIIFRANTQLPGSNKLVGLGGAGTEFERDKVWQDGINFQKLNTYNAALNLEYDFGPVTAYSITSYWNGNFKSRGDIDGGFGAVFLPESGPGLIPFQAQSQDNVPSLDQFTQEIRIASNNSGGLGYQFGAFYFDEGLDITSFEFGGPTDAIPSAIAVQRQDSEAYGIFGSINYAFEGGLTLQAGARYNHDTRDFVAARPVETRPDFVVNPNTPVPPQAATVKGKLLTWDASATYEASDAVTFYARVARGYRAPSVQGRLTFSRVISTADQEETMSYEAGIKTAFLDDRVRFNLTGYYFDTKDLQLTAVGGTANVASLLNVDAKGHGIEAELQAAPARGLTFSVGGAWNVAEIDDTNAFVAGCGSATPCTVLDPQRPGSPGIFSIDGNQLPQSPKWTLNATAGYEIPVGDGAIYAFTDWYYRSKVQFFLYQSVEFSDDKMVEGGLRVGYRTDRFDVAAFVRNITNDESPTGGIDFNNLTSYVNEPRIWGLEAGVKF from the coding sequence ATGCGCCATCTTCCTTCCGCCCTTGCCATGAGCGTCGCCCTCGCTGCCGCCGCGGCCACCCCCGCCGCCGCGCAGGACGCATCGGTCATCCCCGCCGCCGAAGCCGACAGCGGGCTCGGCGACATCGTCGTCACCGCACAGCGCCGCGAGGAAAGTCTGCAGGACGTGCCGGTATCGGTCAGCGTGCTGTCGGGCGACACACTCGGCGCGATCACGTCGACGGGTTCGGACATCCGCGCGCTCGCGGGCCGCGTCCCCAGCCTCAACATCGAAAGCTCGTACGGCCGTTCGTTCCCGCGCTTCTATATCCGCGGCCTTGGCAACACCGACTTCGACCTCAACGCCTCGCAGCCGGTCAGCCTCGTCTATGACGAGGTCGTGCTCGAAAACCCGATCCTCAAGGGCTTTCCGATCTTCGACCTCGACCGCGTCGAGGTGCTGCGCGGGCCGCAGGGCACGCTCTTCGGCCGCAACACGCCGGCCGGCATCGTCAAGTTCGACACCGTCAAGCCCGGCAAGACCGGCGGCTATGCGCGCGCCAGCTATGGCCGTTATGGCACGAGCCAGGTTGAAGTCGCGGCGGGCGCCGCCGACGACAGCGGCTTTTCGGTGCGCCTTTCGGGCCTTTACCAGCATCGCGACAATTGGGTCGACAATATCGCGACGACCAAATCCAAGGACCTCGGCGGCTATGACGACATCGCCGCGCGGCTTCAGCTGCAATATGAAAGCGGCCCCTTCACCGGCCGCGTGACCGGGCAGGTCCGCGTCTATGACGGCTCGGCGATCATCTTCCGCGCGAACACCCAGCTTCCCGGCAGCAACAAGCTCGTCGGCCTCGGCGGCGCCGGAACCGAATTCGAGCGCGACAAGGTGTGGCAGGACGGGATCAATTTCCAGAAGCTCAACACCTATAATGCCGCGCTCAACCTCGAATATGATTTCGGGCCGGTGACCGCTTATTCGATCACCTCCTACTGGAACGGCAATTTCAAGAGCCGCGGCGACATCGACGGCGGCTTCGGCGCGGTGTTCCTCCCCGAATCGGGTCCGGGGCTCATCCCCTTCCAGGCGCAGAGCCAGGACAATGTGCCCAGCCTCGATCAGTTCACGCAGGAAATCCGCATCGCGTCGAACAACAGCGGCGGGCTCGGCTACCAGTTCGGCGCCTTCTATTTCGACGAAGGGCTGGACATCACCAGCTTCGAATTCGGCGGCCCGACCGACGCGATCCCGTCGGCGATCGCGGTGCAGCGGCAGGACAGCGAAGCCTATGGCATCTTCGGTTCGATCAACTATGCGTTCGAGGGCGGGCTGACCTTGCAGGCCGGTGCGCGCTACAACCACGACACGCGCGATTTCGTCGCCGCGCGCCCGGTCGAAACGCGCCCCGATTTCGTCGTCAACCCGAACACGCCGGTCCCGCCGCAGGCGGCCACCGTCAAGGGCAAGCTGCTGACGTGGGACGCCAGCGCGACCTATGAAGCGTCGGACGCGGTCACCTTTTACGCCCGCGTCGCGCGCGGCTATCGCGCGCCGTCAGTTCAGGGCCGCCTCACCTTCTCGCGCGTGATTTCGACCGCCGATCAGGAAGAGACGATGTCGTATGAAGCGGGGATCAAGACCGCCTTCCTCGACGACCGCGTGCGCTTCAACCTCACCGGCTATTATTTCGATACCAAGGATCTTCAGCTGACCGCGGTCGGCGGCACGGCGAACGTCGCCAGCCTGCTCAACGTCGATGCCAAGGGCCATGGGATCGAGGCCGAGCTGCAGGCGGCGCCCGCGCGCGGACTGACCTTCAGCGTCGGCGGCGCGTGGAACGTCGCCGAGATCGACGACACCAACGCCTTTGTCGCGGGCTGTGGCTCGGCGACGCCGTGCACCGTGCTCGACCCGCAGCGTCCGGGCAGCCCCGGCATCTTCTCGATCGACGGCAACCAGCTGCCGCAGTCGCCGAAGTGGACGCTCAACGCGACCGCGGGTTATGAAATCCCCGTCGGCGACGGCGCCATCTATGCCTTCACCGACTGGTATTACCGCTCGAAAGTGCAGTTCTTCCTCTATCAGTCGGTCGAATTCTCGGACGACAAGATGGTCGAAGGCGGGCTGCGCGTCGGTTACCGCACCGACCGTTTCGACGTCGCAGCCTTCGTGCGCAATATCACCAACGACGAATCTCCGACCGGCGGCATCGATTTCAACAACCTCACCAGCTACGTCAACGAACCCCGCATCTGGGGCCTCGAAGCGGGCGTGAAGTTCTGA
- a CDS encoding methyltransferase family protein — MAESALTSTAESASDPAVPASARPRSAVSAGVGLVGLAGLLTYLLLARFAPEVAAFLGVDWGTRGPMSGPNSAVVSVLACGVPMVLWSVFVDKVHRNPSTGIDWAMRRPWRDTLDISLTKLAGLWATWGLIALIYATMRYYWEGNYAFSMKLLESVAPWLLLVSVPYMLWLDRRMVEPRDGCYQFGRWLIAPGRPVDGRAIGHHLRAWTVKGFFTAFMLSIVPGNFSALVTVPMSEVLANPYLTGIWAINLLYLVDVHIATVGYILTLKPLDAHIRTANPYGMAWVAALVCYPPFILMSGGPLDYQVHGADWGHWLAGHDGLLIVWAVVLALLTAVYSWATMAFGIRFSNLTHRGIITHGPYAFTRHPAYVAKNLTWWIGSLPFLVTAGGWTEAARNVVLLGLVSGIYYWRAKTEEKHLLGDPAYVAYWTWAQAHALVPRVVARLTGRARPLIRLEPDARVGPVA; from the coding sequence ATGGCCGAATCCGCTCTGACCAGTACTGCCGAATCGGCCAGCGACCCCGCCGTCCCGGCGTCCGCCCGGCCGCGCTCGGCGGTTTCCGCCGGGGTGGGGCTTGTCGGTCTGGCCGGTCTTTTGACCTATTTGCTACTCGCGCGCTTTGCGCCCGAAGTCGCCGCCTTTCTGGGGGTCGACTGGGGAACACGCGGACCGATGAGCGGACCCAATTCGGCCGTCGTCAGTGTGCTCGCGTGCGGCGTGCCAATGGTGCTGTGGTCGGTGTTCGTCGACAAGGTGCATCGCAATCCGTCGACCGGGATCGACTGGGCGATGCGGCGTCCGTGGCGCGACACGCTCGACATCAGCCTGACCAAGCTGGCCGGGCTGTGGGCGACCTGGGGGCTGATCGCGCTGATCTATGCGACGATGCGCTACTATTGGGAGGGCAATTACGCCTTTTCGATGAAGCTGCTCGAAAGTGTCGCGCCGTGGCTGCTCCTCGTTTCGGTGCCCTATATGCTGTGGCTCGACCGCCGCATGGTCGAACCGCGCGACGGTTGTTACCAGTTCGGGCGCTGGCTGATCGCTCCGGGAAGGCCCGTCGATGGCCGCGCGATCGGTCATCATCTGCGCGCCTGGACGGTAAAGGGGTTTTTCACCGCCTTCATGCTGTCGATCGTGCCGGGCAATTTTTCGGCGCTCGTCACCGTGCCGATGTCCGAGGTGCTGGCGAACCCCTATCTGACCGGCATCTGGGCGATCAACCTTCTCTATCTGGTCGACGTCCATATCGCGACGGTCGGCTATATCCTGACCCTGAAGCCGCTCGACGCGCATATCCGCACCGCCAATCCCTATGGCATGGCGTGGGTCGCGGCGCTCGTCTGCTACCCGCCCTTCATCCTGATGAGCGGCGGGCCGCTCGATTATCAGGTCCACGGCGCCGACTGGGGGCACTGGCTCGCGGGACATGACGGCCTGCTGATCGTCTGGGCGGTCGTGCTGGCGCTGCTGACCGCGGTGTATAGCTGGGCGACGATGGCGTTCGGCATCCGCTTTTCCAACCTCACGCACCGCGGCATTATTACGCACGGCCCCTATGCCTTCACGCGCCACCCCGCCTATGTTGCGAAAAATCTGACCTGGTGGATCGGCTCGCTGCCTTTCCTCGTGACCGCGGGCGGCTGGACCGAGGCGGCGCGCAATGTCGTGCTGCTCGGCCTCGTCAGCGGCATTTATTACTGGCGCGCCAAGACCGAGGAAAAGCATCTGCTCGGCGATCCGGCCTATGTCGCATACTGGACCTGGGCGCAGGCGCACGCGCTTGTTCCGCGAGTGGTCGCTAGGCTGACCGGGAGGGCGCGCCCGCTGATCAGGCTGGAGCCCGACGCGCGGGTGGGGCCGGTGGCTTAG
- a CDS encoding M23 family metallopeptidase, translating into MSSKTTGLRNLRQRVSALFQDHEIFVRTHGHVRFLRVSAVWQKRVALIAGIVLLAWAGATLAVLVNQLLTADERAAVAQQQAAAAASEARIAKYRDRVAETAADLEERQALLESVAESHFGIDAADMPAGTAAGTTDTQAAAAEPVKTSALDPNLPPEAQILARVAARQEAFAARLLGAVRGRVAKAETAVAALGLNPDALVRSAAAGRGGPFIPYRGSNGQAKALGASFAALDGALFRMEVLERTLVAVPSGNPADVLMMSSGFGYRRDPFNGAGAMHAGVDFRGPTGTPILAAAPGRVSFVGVKSGYGNVVEVDHGQGIMTRYAHLSGFSAKVGAQVAAGQQIAKMGSTGRSTGSHLHFEVRLNGVAVNPRRFLEAKADVLEVKNDARQRVGSVAAARGAR; encoded by the coding sequence TTGTCTTCGAAAACTACGGGCCTGCGCAATTTGCGCCAGCGCGTCTCTGCGCTGTTTCAGGACCATGAAATCTTCGTTCGCACGCACGGCCACGTCCGGTTCCTGCGTGTCAGCGCCGTCTGGCAAAAGCGCGTCGCGCTGATTGCCGGCATCGTGCTGCTGGCATGGGCGGGAGCGACGCTCGCCGTACTCGTCAACCAGCTGCTCACCGCCGACGAACGCGCCGCGGTTGCGCAGCAACAGGCCGCGGCGGCGGCGTCCGAAGCTCGAATCGCCAAATATCGCGATCGCGTTGCCGAGACCGCCGCCGACCTCGAGGAACGGCAGGCGCTGCTCGAAAGCGTCGCCGAAAGCCATTTCGGCATCGATGCCGCCGACATGCCCGCAGGCACCGCCGCAGGGACGACGGATACGCAGGCCGCCGCCGCCGAGCCGGTCAAGACAAGCGCGCTCGACCCGAACCTGCCCCCCGAAGCGCAGATACTGGCGCGGGTCGCCGCGCGGCAGGAAGCTTTTGCCGCGCGCCTGCTCGGCGCCGTCAGGGGCCGCGTCGCCAAGGCGGAAACCGCCGTTGCGGCGCTCGGGCTCAACCCCGATGCACTGGTGCGCAGCGCTGCGGCTGGCCGCGGTGGTCCCTTCATTCCCTATCGCGGCAGCAACGGTCAGGCCAAAGCGCTCGGCGCCAGTTTCGCCGCGCTCGACGGCGCATTGTTCCGCATGGAAGTGCTCGAACGCACGCTCGTTGCCGTGCCGTCGGGCAATCCCGCTGATGTGCTGATGATGTCGTCGGGCTTCGGCTATCGCCGCGACCCCTTCAACGGTGCCGGCGCTATGCATGCGGGCGTCGATTTTCGCGGCCCGACCGGCACGCCGATCCTGGCCGCCGCGCCCGGCCGCGTGAGCTTCGTCGGCGTCAAGTCGGGTTATGGCAATGTCGTCGAGGTCGATCATGGGCAGGGCATCATGACGCGCTATGCGCACTTGTCGGGTTTCTCGGCCAAGGTCGGGGCGCAGGTCGCCGCCGGGCAACAGATCGCCAAGATGGGTTCGACCGGCCGTTCGACCGGCAGCCACCTGCATTTCGAAGTCCGTTTGAACGGCGTCGCGGTAAACCCGCGCCGCTTCCTGGAGGCCAAAGCCGATGTTCTCGAAGTCAAAAACGACGCCCGGCAGCGAGTCGGCTCCGTCGCTGCCGCCCGCGGTGCCCGCTAA
- a CDS encoding bactofilin family protein, which produces MATGARHTTFSILGSDVVVTGNVSASVDLHVDGKIDGDLKCANLVQGEASEIKGAVTAETAKIAGLLDGSIEAKTLIVHATARITGDVTYETITIENGGKVDGKLSHRRHGAMAAKAPPPLEVVENKSASF; this is translated from the coding sequence ATGGCGACGGGCGCGCGCCACACGACCTTTTCGATCCTTGGATCGGACGTCGTCGTCACCGGCAATGTGTCGGCCAGCGTCGACCTGCATGTCGATGGCAAGATCGACGGCGACCTTAAATGCGCCAACCTCGTCCAGGGCGAGGCGAGCGAGATCAAGGGCGCGGTGACGGCAGAGACCGCAAAGATCGCAGGCCTGCTCGACGGGTCGATCGAGGCGAAGACGCTGATCGTACATGCTACCGCGCGGATTACCGGCGATGTGACCTATGAAACGATCACGATCGAAAATGGCGGCAAGGTCGACGGCAAGCTGTCGCATCGCCGCCACGGCGCGATGGCAGCCAAGGCGCCGCCGCCGCTCGAGGTGGTCGAGAACAAGAGCGCGTCGTTCTGA
- a CDS encoding GGDEF domain-containing protein has protein sequence MIGGRSPFATLCGGFWVFFGLLLLAVPAAPAQARALDVERDLCHAVTGAALNDDALSRLRFTCRRTPENYHGRSLWLRGTLKETPVQGGLALMLHNSRFDRLAVGFSYADGTTRWQRVRSGDFGSHWRAGGQILFEVPARRVPVTAVTMRLDGLAAHQLVRARILSTDAAGLQAAGMAAAVGAALTLLLVSGIYSLSLAVAVRRQYLAWQAAWSATMLLWGTLWSQAHLALVPTMAGTVTAQICTFLACLAVAVATASAVTAVERAHGVRTFRIGALLLGLGVGLAGIPLALIRSNEITVLADILGLVILADLIVVAAYLALAWRRGSIEARDFLAAWGLPMAVLAFINIVDINDDFWGGGSQLLMLIAATWQALWLAAAATRRLGTLRVELGRARDAEARAQALARRDPLTGLPNRRGFIDSVTPLLDRARADNLPAALLLVDIDRFKSINDIHGHEAGDAVLCTIGQRIERWEGPMCTVARLGGEEFGLLTIGMEGIVLSRFAESVRRGLADCDHAAIVGDRPVTASVGVAEVRPACDFKQLYRIADEALYDAKRGGRNKVVVQRHRDGPPRAPDREIALSK, from the coding sequence ATGATCGGGGGACGCTCTCCTTTTGCGACGCTCTGCGGCGGGTTCTGGGTCTTTTTTGGCCTCCTGCTGCTCGCCGTGCCCGCGGCACCAGCGCAGGCCCGTGCGCTCGATGTAGAGCGCGACCTGTGCCATGCGGTGACCGGCGCGGCGCTGAATGACGATGCGCTGTCGCGCCTGCGCTTCACCTGCCGCAGGACGCCCGAAAATTATCACGGACGAAGCCTGTGGCTGCGCGGTACGCTCAAAGAGACGCCGGTTCAGGGCGGGCTGGCGCTGATGCTGCACAATTCGCGCTTCGACCGGCTCGCCGTCGGCTTTTCCTATGCCGACGGCACGACGCGTTGGCAGCGGGTGCGCAGCGGCGATTTTGGGTCGCACTGGCGCGCCGGCGGCCAGATCCTGTTCGAGGTGCCGGCCCGCCGCGTGCCGGTAACGGCCGTGACGATGCGGCTCGACGGCCTTGCCGCGCACCAACTCGTCCGCGCGCGCATACTCTCGACCGACGCGGCGGGGTTGCAGGCTGCCGGTATGGCCGCGGCGGTCGGCGCCGCGCTGACGTTGCTGTTGGTGAGCGGTATTTACAGCCTGTCGCTCGCGGTCGCGGTGCGCCGCCAATATCTCGCCTGGCAAGCGGCATGGTCGGCGACGATGCTGTTGTGGGGCACGCTCTGGTCGCAAGCGCATCTGGCGCTTGTACCCACGATGGCCGGGACGGTGACGGCGCAAATCTGCACCTTCCTTGCCTGCCTTGCGGTTGCGGTCGCGACCGCGAGTGCGGTGACCGCGGTCGAGCGCGCGCACGGCGTGCGCACCTTCAGGATCGGGGCATTGCTGCTGGGCCTGGGTGTCGGTCTGGCGGGCATCCCGCTCGCGCTCATACGCAGCAACGAGATCACCGTGCTGGCCGACATATTGGGGCTGGTCATCCTTGCCGACCTGATCGTTGTTGCAGCCTATCTCGCGTTGGCGTGGCGCCGCGGGTCGATCGAGGCGCGTGACTTTTTGGCGGCGTGGGGGCTGCCGATGGCGGTGCTGGCATTCATCAACATCGTCGACATCAACGACGATTTCTGGGGCGGGGGATCGCAGCTTCTCATGCTTATCGCCGCGACGTGGCAGGCCTTGTGGCTCGCCGCCGCGGCAACTCGCCGCTTGGGGACGCTGCGTGTCGAACTGGGCCGAGCACGCGATGCCGAGGCGCGGGCGCAGGCGCTGGCGCGCCGCGATCCGCTGACCGGCCTGCCCAATCGGCGCGGTTTCATCGACAGCGTGACCCCGCTGCTTGACCGGGCCCGCGCCGACAATCTGCCGGCGGCGCTGCTGCTCGTCGATATTGACCGTTTCAAGTCGATCAACGACATTCACGGTCACGAGGCGGGCGACGCGGTGCTGTGTACGATCGGGCAGCGGATCGAACGCTGGGAAGGGCCGATGTGCACCGTCGCGCGGCTGGGCGGCGAGGAGTTCGGCCTGCTGACCATCGGGATGGAGGGCATCGTCCTCAGCCGGTTTGCCGAGAGCGTCCGGCGCGGCCTTGCCGACTGCGACCATGCCGCCATCGTCGGCGACCGGCCGGTGACGGCCAGCGTCGGGGTTGCCGAAGTCCGCCCGGCCTGCGATTTCAAGCAGCTCTATCGCATCGCCGACGAGGCGCTTTACGACGCGAAGCGCGGCGGGCGGAACAAGGTGGTTGTCCAGCGGCATCGCGACGGACCGCCGCGCGCGCCCGATCGGGAAATTGCCCTGTCGAAGTAG
- a CDS encoding DUF1905 domain-containing protein has product MDAIDFDAVIIEWRGPAPFLFATIPEEHVGAVRHAAMTASYGWGVVPVVARVGGTQFTTSLFPRDGGYLLPVKVAVQRAEGVGLGDHIAVSLRVGRDIDR; this is encoded by the coding sequence ATGGACGCGATCGACTTTGATGCCGTGATCATCGAATGGCGCGGGCCGGCGCCTTTCCTCTTCGCCACCATTCCCGAGGAGCATGTCGGTGCGGTGCGCCATGCCGCGATGACGGCAAGCTATGGCTGGGGCGTGGTGCCGGTCGTTGCGCGCGTCGGCGGGACACAGTTCACAACCTCGCTCTTTCCGCGCGACGGCGGCTATCTGTTGCCGGTCAAGGTTGCCGTGCAGCGCGCCGAAGGGGTGGGGCTGGGCGATCATATCGCCGTGTCGCTCCGTGTCGGCCGCGACATCGACCGTTAA
- a CDS encoding YifB family Mg chelatase-like AAA ATPase: MVAIVSTAAYLGIEARGVEVQCQITPGVPRFVLVGLPDKAVGESRERVRAAIAAIGLSLPPKVITVNLSPADLPKEGSHYDLPIALALLGAMGVIDAETLASYVVVGELGLDGRVAASPGVLLAALHAGSVERGLICPATQGPEAAWAGNVEVIGAPDLLSLLNHFKGNALLAPPVPGEVEAPVRGADLAQVKGQETAKRALEIAAAGGHNLLMSGPPGAGKSLMAACMPGILPELTPAEALEVSMIASVAGQLEGGRLVRARPFRAPHHSASMPALVGGGLRVRPGEVSLAHLGVLFLDELPEFQRGVLDSLRQPLETGEVSVARANAHVTFPARVQLVAAMNPCRCGHLGDPALACSRAPRCAADYQAKLSGPLLDRIDLHVEVQAVSAADLVLPPPAEGSAEVAARVAAARAAQTRRYAGHKARTNAEIDGELLEAVATPDEPGRKLLAQAAEAMRLSARGYTRILRVARTIADLASSESVGRIHIAEALSYRRQAPRN; this comes from the coding sequence ATGGTCGCAATCGTCTCAACCGCCGCCTATCTCGGCATCGAAGCCCGCGGAGTCGAGGTGCAGTGCCAGATCACGCCCGGCGTCCCGCGCTTCGTCCTCGTCGGCCTGCCCGACAAGGCGGTGGGCGAAAGCCGCGAACGCGTCCGTGCGGCGATCGCCGCGATCGGCCTGTCGCTCCCCCCCAAGGTCATCACCGTCAACCTCTCGCCCGCCGACCTGCCCAAGGAAGGCTCGCACTACGACCTGCCGATCGCGCTCGCGCTGCTCGGTGCGATGGGGGTGATCGATGCCGAGACGCTGGCGTCTTACGTGGTCGTCGGCGAGCTGGGGCTCGACGGGCGCGTCGCCGCCTCGCCCGGCGTGCTGCTCGCCGCGCTCCACGCGGGCAGCGTCGAGCGCGGGCTGATCTGCCCGGCCACGCAGGGGCCCGAGGCGGCGTGGGCGGGCAATGTCGAAGTGATCGGCGCCCCCGACCTTCTGTCGCTGCTCAACCATTTCAAGGGTAACGCGCTACTCGCGCCGCCGGTGCCGGGCGAAGTCGAGGCGCCGGTGCGCGGCGCCGACCTCGCGCAGGTCAAGGGGCAGGAAACTGCCAAGCGCGCGCTCGAAATCGCGGCCGCGGGCGGGCACAATCTGTTGATGTCGGGACCGCCCGGCGCTGGCAAGTCGCTGATGGCCGCATGTATGCCGGGCATATTGCCGGAGCTTACTCCGGCCGAGGCGCTGGAGGTGTCGATGATCGCCTCGGTCGCGGGGCAGCTTGAAGGCGGACGCCTCGTTCGCGCGCGGCCGTTCCGCGCGCCGCATCATTCGGCCTCGATGCCCGCGCTCGTCGGCGGGGGCCTCCGCGTGCGGCCGGGCGAGGTCAGCCTGGCGCATCTGGGGGTGCTGTTCCTCGACGAACTGCCGGAGTTCCAGCGCGGTGTGCTCGATTCGCTCCGCCAGCCGCTCGAAACGGGCGAGGTCAGCGTGGCGCGCGCCAACGCGCACGTTACTTTCCCGGCGCGCGTGCAGCTTGTCGCGGCGATGAACCCGTGCCGCTGCGGCCATCTTGGCGATCCGGCGCTCGCGTGCAGCCGCGCGCCGCGCTGCGCCGCCGATTATCAAGCGAAACTGTCGGGGCCTTTGCTCGATCGCATCGACCTGCACGTCGAGGTGCAGGCGGTGAGCGCCGCCGATCTCGTCCTCCCGCCCCCCGCGGAAGGAAGCGCCGAAGTCGCGGCGCGCGTCGCGGCGGCGCGCGCTGCGCAGACCCGGCGATACGCCGGGCACAAGGCGCGCACCAATGCCGAGATAGACGGCGAATTGCTCGAAGCGGTCGCGACGCCCGACGAACCCGGCCGCAAGCTGCTCGCGCAGGCGGCCGAGGCGATGCGGCTCTCGGCGCGCGGCTATACGCGGATATTGCGCGTCGCGCGGACGATCGCCGATCTTGCCAGCTCCGAAAGCGTCGGGCGTATCCACATTGCCGAGGCGCTGAGCTATCGCCGTCAGGCGCCGCGGAACTAG
- a CDS encoding TetR/AcrR family transcriptional regulator: protein MPPRLTFPRRAAAHPVGARRAAARAALIAAAHQLVRRQGYAATTVDQICAAAGVTKGAFFHHFASKEALAIGAIEGWTDRARPLFELPPHTRLDDPLDRLLGHIDFRLSMLEGPTEEYTCFVGTMVQEAYATSEAIREACEASLGAYCAALTPDVQAAIDRYGAPEAVTALGLAQHVQSVLQGAFILAKSTNDPAIARESVTHLKRYVRMLFGGA from the coding sequence GTGCCGCCGCGCCTAACGTTCCCCAGGCGAGCGGCGGCACATCCGGTTGGCGCGCGCCGCGCGGCAGCGCGCGCGGCGCTGATTGCCGCGGCGCATCAGCTGGTGCGCCGGCAGGGTTATGCGGCGACGACGGTCGATCAGATCTGCGCCGCCGCGGGCGTGACCAAGGGCGCCTTTTTCCATCATTTCGCGTCGAAGGAAGCGCTGGCGATCGGCGCGATCGAGGGGTGGACCGACCGCGCGCGGCCGCTGTTCGAACTGCCGCCGCACACGCGGCTCGACGATCCGCTGGACCGCCTGCTCGGCCATATCGATTTCCGGCTGTCGATGCTCGAAGGGCCGACCGAAGAGTATACCTGCTTCGTCGGCACGATGGTTCAGGAGGCCTATGCGACTAGCGAGGCGATCCGCGAAGCGTGCGAGGCCAGCCTGGGCGCCTATTGCGCGGCGCTAACCCCCGACGTGCAGGCGGCGATCGATCGTTATGGCGCGCCCGAAGCTGTCACCGCGCTCGGCCTCGCGCAGCATGTCCAGTCGGTGCTGCAGGGCGCGTTCATCCTCGCCAAATCGACGAACGACCCGGCGATCGCGCGCGAAAGCGTCACACATCTGAAGCGTTACGTCCGAATGTTGTTCGGCGGCGCGTGA